Proteins co-encoded in one Gossypium arboreum isolate Shixiya-1 chromosome 11, ASM2569848v2, whole genome shotgun sequence genomic window:
- the LOC108470885 gene encoding histone-lysine N-methyltransferase SUVR3: MSPPSPKKSPQKELGLSHAFLQCADLILPWLTPQELANVSLTCTTLHRAAQSITLYRSLDASRSFENFPIPFHNTVDQYPYAYFFYTPSQIIPSSSFSLNRQFWGPNSPQTLVLPESGLLDAEMGCALDSMDPLGGSWVSVMDESGCECERCEKVSEDNVIGCPCMELEGEEGMGIRSECGPSCGCRLECGNRLSQRGIQVQLNIVKDVRKGWGLYAAQWIQHGQFICEYSGELLTTKEARRRQQIYDKLASDDHFSSALLVVREHLPSLNACLRINMDATRAGNVARFINHSCDGGNLSTVLVRSSGALLPRLCFFASKDIKEGEELTFSYGEIRVQPKGSKCFCGSFSCFGTLPSEHT; the protein is encoded by the exons ATGTCGCCGCCATCACCCAAAAAATCCCCCCAAAAGGAACTAGGCTTGAGCCATGCTTTCTTGCAATGCGCAGACCTTATCCTTCCATGGCTAACCCCTCAAGAACTGGCTAATGTCTCCCTCACCTGCACAACCCTTCACCGAGCAGCCCAGTCCATCACTCTCTACCGCTCCCTTGACGCTTCAAGATCCTTTGAAAACTTTCCCATCCCATTTCACAACACCGTCGATCAATACCCTTATGCCTATTTCTTCTATACCCCttctcaaataatcccttcttcttctttttctttaaaCCGCCAATTTTGGGGACCCAACTCGCCGCAAACTCTGGTCCTTCCCGAGTCGGGCTTGTTGGATGCTGAAATGGGTTGTGCTCTTGACTCAATGGATCCACTCGGGGGGAGCTGGGTGAGTGTGATGGACGAGTCAGGGTGTGAGTGTGAGAGGTGTGAAAAAGTGAGCGAAGACAATGTGATTGGATGCCCGTGCATGGAATTGGAAGGGGAGGAGGGGATGGGGATAAGGAGTGAGTGTGGACCGAGTTGCGGCTGCCGTTTGGAGTGTGGGAATCGGTTGAGTCAGAGAGGAATACAGGTTCAATTGAATATTGTGAAGGATGTAAGAAAAGGGTGGGGATTATATGCTGCTCAGTGGATTCAGCATGGCCAGTTCATCTGTGAGTATTCAG GTGAGCTGTTAACAACCAAAGAAGCTAGGAGGAGGCAACAAATCTACGATAAACTTGCTTCAGATGACCACTTTTCGTCTGCTCTTCTTGTTGTTAGGGAACATCTTCCATCTCTGAATGCATGCTTGCGAATTAACATGGATGCCACAAGAGCTGGAAATGTTGCTCGCTTCATTAACCATTCATGTGACGGTGGTAATCTATCAACAGTACTTGTAAGAAGTTCAGGAGCTCTTTTGCCTCGTCTTTGTTTCTTTGCTTCGAAAGACATAAAAGAAGGTGAAGAGCTCACTTTTAGCTATGGCGAAATTAGGGTTCAGCCTAAGGGCTCAAAATGTTTTTGCGGTAGCTTTTCTTGTTTCGGAACATTACCTTCAGAACATACTTGA